The genome window ATTCCACTACACCTATACAAAGTTAAGTAGGCCTATCCTATATTATTTCGGTTGCCTTGAAAAACTGTCTACAAACATGCAGCTAAGTGCAAACTGTAGGacaaaaatgtagcctacaaataatCATGGCAATACCTGTAGTTTGCACTTACCAAAACATCAAGTTGTTCCATAGTCACACAATTTATATTCTTTGCCTGACATGATTTAGTAGTTCTTCAGGACTGCATGTCATAAAAGTGCAATGGCAATTTTAGTATAAAAAAAAGAGGCATAATGAAATTagaaaaaaatgatattagtcaTGCCAGTTTTATGGGAATAAGCTGTTTGAAGGAACCAAACTGAGCCTATTCTGACATAGCTCTTTTTTGTTTGCTATAGATACAGATAGAGATGAAATAATGAAATGTGACCACCTACTTGCACAATTACTGTACTTATTGTTTACCCTGACACTTTTCAACACAGACTAAAACTTCTAGTTGTCTCACATGAAACCCTACATCATTTGGCTCATCCTCATTTCTTTCTAATCAGAGTTTTTCTTCTGCATCCTCTGTTCTGGtcacacattttcttctctgtttttttctctctatctctctcacttttgTGCATTCTCgtcttctctgtccctctctatagTACTCCTCTCtcaggttctctctctccctgcgccTCCAACCACGGGCGGTGATGTGAAAGATGTCCACGTTGTTCCCAGAGTACGCGTCCCTGTGAGTGGCCCTGTACACAGCCTCCCTGGCCACAGACACAGCCTCCTCCGTGCACATCTCCCACCTCACAGCACCATCCAGCACTGAGTAGGCATACGGGGAGCCTGAGCCCACTGAGAAGAGCTCCCCCTTCAGGAAGGTGCCATCACTGCACACATAGCAGAGCCTGGGACCAGATTGCTGTGTGATGGTGGTGTTTTGGGAGCTGATGAGGCTCTGATCTGAGGCTGTCTGTGTTTTCGTCCTTTGATCATATTGCGCCGACATGAAAGGTTCCACCCGACCTTCTGGGTCTTTCCATTTTCTTTGAATCTCAGACTCAGTGCGGCTGAGGGCACCCACTGGTGATGCAGCTGAAATACAAAAGCTAACAGGCTTTTCACCATCACTGAGGTCCTTGTTGCTTTTCACAGCCATGGAGACTTTGGATTCCACGGCCCGCTGTGCTTCTCTCTCCTTGCCTTGCTCCTCTCTATCCCATCCACACAGAgtcaaggccacacacacatcagttccTTTAAACGGATGCAGCATCAAGGAGAGGAGCTTGGCGGCACTGACAATGGATAGCCTGCGCCCGTGGCGGAGCTGGTACAGACGGATCTCGCGGGCGAGGATGCGCTCCCATAGCATGCAATCAGCCCCACTGCCCGAGGAGGTGACCACCAGGTGGGAATGGATAGGAGTGATCTTCGCAACTTCAGGGCAAGCGACCAGGCCACCAGCACTGGCGCGAGAGTCGGCCGCTGCGATCACGCCGCCCTGGAAAGCAAAGGCCAAAGTGGTGGTGCCGTGAGACAGATGGAATGGACGTTTTACTGATGTAGTGGATGGATGAGATCTCAGAGAGAAGAAAGCATCCGTATGGTTTGCCCAGATGGTGTTTTGTGAATGAGGAATGGAGAAACTTAGAGGAACACCACTGTGCTTTGCTCTTGGTTCTCTCCAAGTGGAATTGTGTGAATCTTCAGAAGAGCTGTATAGTCGGTAAAGAGCAGAGTCATAAAATCCACACACATCTTGCAGAGCCATTTCTTccacaaatgtaggcctacacccttCCACCATAAGAAAACTctaagcagaattaagacaaaGAGATCTATTTAAAGGGTTCACCCCCCTCCCTGCAAAAAAACATTCACCTGCTGCGTGTATGACTGTGCATTGGTGCGCGCGCGCAGACACAAATCCAAATCAGAAGGTTTTAAGAAGTTTAAATTACATGGGATAGGGCTTTTAACCTAACACAGTGATATTTAATATCCTGCTTGTATGTAATAACGCCAAACAATGAAGCGACTCTTCAAACACTGCAAAAGCTGACATGCATTTTCTATGCTTTTCTGGAAAAGACTGTAAAAAAAGTGTAGCATCTAGTCTATTTTATGTCTGAAAATAATGCTGCTAGCATGTTAGTCTACAACAAATTACTAAATCAATTATTCTTGCCATTATTAATAGGCTATAATAACTATTGTATAGGTTTAAAATAAGTATGTAGCAACAATT of Alosa sapidissima isolate fAloSap1 chromosome 1, fAloSap1.pri, whole genome shotgun sequence contains these proteins:
- the psmb11a gene encoding proteasome subunit beta type-11a encodes the protein MALQDVCGFYDSALYRLYSSSEDSHNSTWREPRAKHSGVPLSFSIPHSQNTIWANHTDAFFSLRSHPSTTSVKRPFHLSHGTTTLAFAFQGGVIAAADSRASAGGLVACPEVAKITPIHSHLVVTSSGSGADCMLWERILAREIRLYQLRHGRRLSIVSAAKLLSLMLHPFKGTDVCVALTLCGWDREEQGKEREAQRAVESKVSMAVKSNKDLSDGEKPVSFCISAASPVGALSRTESEIQRKWKDPEGRVEPFMSAQYDQRTKTQTASDQSLISSQNTTITQQSGPRLCYVCSDGTFLKGELFSVGSGSPYAYSVLDGAVRWEMCTEEAVSVAREAVYRATHRDAYSGNNVDIFHITARGWRRRERENLREEYYREGQRRRECTKVREIERKKQRRKCVTRTEDAEEKL